The following proteins are co-located in the Gloeocapsa sp. PCC 7428 genome:
- the hpsA gene encoding hormogonium polysaccharide biosynthesis protein HpsA, protein MVKRKSTKMLNRVLRKVVSFILLTKRKLYWLLRRSLSRRRRHLQSGFVLPTVLMVSMVVVLLTTAMVFRSFDRSKNATYVRVNQAVLNAATPALDRARAKLDALFADPTLPRATPSDIALYTALSNSRYTFGDEERLKLVTDINGVAGIQKYPDVTLENDDTLKTAWRFPVDTDNNGKFDSYTLYGIYFRSPTRGSDGKFNRARNPLEARTPPMRGGNIGNQCANAAGTSASLVGDSSWYKSGGKLSKSFFVYTATVPITNPPPDDLDSNKYYELGKQSFSALEYQQDRSLIPLSNNAAVFQDDLELTPGSAFRMNGRIFTNANLLIGGRSNTVVRLYQVSSKNSCFYEEENSKITVGGNVGTGNVADTSNQNQVTVDLFKGFGNDPGTATISSNNKSTNSNGGAQVAYNDAAYNRRIAVMKRTALFLHGNYSSTTNKIEPPPTISSVDAVSRYPQAVKDGFKAKIQAPGGSSLNTQDVLAQELEIYLKNRTRRVPYAEVAAPDGTGALGTYDSDGDGIDTSIFASGTIDPPDAWSAVTNTSPLTLTTNRLEQTQPEQQKKDAKETYVGDRILVGNNLPAFWKKDGKYVTGRNEKQFLGNNIHWTSPSNEPRYRTTQVVPLPDIGISDRNGFWEDAAAQEPQGSANTGGLRVITGAGIYRNDSSSYTVLSTSSFLSKPTTLESGGAIPNAPRLAGESTATPYNLVWSDLMPMTGGANVSAPADLRMRATTVYHYKDNAGTSQTPIACVSSYYDPTNATTAKNRVNVDGGYGIDTTDGKSNNGVVYPPPYTTNSARFAAIATYLPELKAQAKLMFPNGRIVNEPLQQALQKLNTSGQLADTTKPLSLSENSAIDAAICALRILTDSTFTPSSSPVLPHGAIKEATFLDARQVRAIDKTPANYDLELEQRQPLEIRVTDLDIRQLATTSIGSSTKQEYMLPNSGIIYASRDDALADLSDTSVERELLSPTDFRLDATRRPNGIRLINGSNLARENDYREEEKGLILVTNLPAYVRGDFNLHQEAGGSTPTEEFTTTLAPDWDNFYNRDKPFNNNFACRQGQTGCGSNGDQWRPATIISDAITLLSNSFIDGFRNQGDYDLNNNAGISSIRSRLRNGFWNNNFVTSAFWWRANASNTTGYPYPYQKPPANSHVGSYLTNGVTPIQRRVDFPEYLMEYCPKIPVSLCQPSDWVINPSGTRATNAIGQTFDIATHQAGTTAQAASSTLQRYARRVAFKRKPNGTLELKEWNDKATPIPLGIDSTGKIDEFPYDTYSTKSPRIAKNALWFRTTNNTSGEPYNNPSYRTDKPLAYLGSTQLVSPPTPEIPGIPSLNLPEGNPASDYMICTNQNTRGSTKKFFIDEPSDLDLNRCPSDTMAQITAVRNALINTTTFNPDSSTTDNIVRPTRTGTTGAFPAAAGTTTTFTSNPAAPSQEVVNVIDIGGDFNTSTACTTIRLVGNENSIFVLRKPSNSQLSFGGRSSDCGIQVQLEGVEPNNVIWAINANVHWNAVDSTKPHKMVGTFITDSTGSPKWETVNFEDGGRILGPNVVPSSSNFTNSKIYAIASNGQPYLVPILQIHSPEGTPSNSSDSLPDNNHLEREWLSRVAADVTMNAVFVSGNSPSRPAEESAGLHNFVRFIETWQNPSQRTLNIKGSFIQFKRSAYATAPFATVLVGKSTANDGSLSIFGYSPTRYKVQNGTPTGTLPYYKAPTRQWGFDVAILSQSPDLFAQKFTQQPTNPPDEFFRQVDRNDSWVETLLCAAKGSGTSYTDALDRSDRPTSCPSLSLYND, encoded by the coding sequence ATGGTTAAGCGCAAATCTACTAAAATGCTTAATCGCGTTTTGCGGAAAGTTGTCAGTTTTATACTTTTGACAAAACGAAAGCTGTATTGGTTGTTGCGTCGTTCTTTAAGCCGTCGCCGACGACATTTGCAGAGTGGATTTGTGTTACCAACAGTGTTGATGGTGTCAATGGTAGTTGTGTTGCTGACTACAGCAATGGTTTTTCGATCCTTTGATCGCTCCAAAAATGCTACGTATGTGAGGGTAAATCAAGCTGTACTTAATGCTGCTACTCCTGCACTTGACCGCGCTAGAGCAAAACTCGATGCTTTATTTGCAGATCCTACACTACCAAGAGCAACGCCTTCTGATATTGCTTTGTACACTGCTCTTAGTAATAGTAGGTATACCTTTGGAGATGAAGAGCGTTTGAAGCTCGTTACAGATATTAATGGAGTTGCAGGTATTCAAAAATATCCTGATGTTACTCTAGAAAATGATGATACGCTAAAAACTGCATGGCGATTTCCTGTTGATACAGATAACAACGGCAAATTTGATAGCTATACCCTATACGGTATTTACTTCCGTAGTCCCACGCGTGGTAGTGATGGGAAATTTAATAGAGCTAGAAACCCGCTAGAGGCAAGAACTCCACCAATGAGAGGTGGTAACATCGGCAATCAATGTGCTAATGCCGCAGGTACGAGTGCTAGTTTAGTAGGTGATTCTAGTTGGTATAAATCTGGTGGTAAGCTGAGTAAAAGCTTCTTTGTTTATACCGCCACTGTTCCAATCACCAATCCTCCTCCTGATGATCTTGATAGTAACAAGTACTATGAACTAGGTAAGCAAAGCTTTTCTGCTTTAGAGTATCAGCAGGATCGAAGTCTTATCCCTCTAAGTAATAATGCAGCTGTATTTCAGGATGATCTTGAATTAACTCCTGGCTCGGCTTTCCGAATGAATGGTAGAATTTTTACAAATGCTAACTTGCTCATTGGTGGACGCAGTAATACTGTAGTTAGACTTTATCAAGTTAGTAGTAAGAATTCATGCTTTTATGAAGAAGAAAATAGTAAAATTACTGTCGGTGGGAATGTAGGAACTGGAAACGTTGCTGATACTTCAAACCAAAATCAGGTAACGGTTGATCTCTTCAAGGGCTTTGGGAACGATCCTGGTACTGCCACAATAAGCAGCAACAATAAATCTACAAACTCCAATGGTGGAGCACAAGTAGCATACAACGATGCTGCTTATAATCGGCGGATTGCTGTAATGAAACGAACAGCGCTCTTTTTACACGGAAACTATAGCTCTACCACGAATAAGATTGAGCCACCACCAACAATCAGCAGCGTTGATGCAGTATCGCGGTATCCTCAAGCAGTGAAAGATGGCTTCAAAGCAAAAATTCAAGCACCTGGAGGTAGCAGCTTAAATACACAAGATGTTTTAGCACAAGAACTCGAAATTTATCTAAAGAACCGTACTCGGCGTGTTCCTTACGCTGAAGTTGCAGCACCTGATGGTACAGGTGCATTAGGTACATATGATAGTGATGGAGATGGAATCGATACATCCATCTTTGCATCAGGTACGATTGATCCGCCTGATGCTTGGAGTGCAGTCACAAATACCAGTCCTCTGACTCTTACTACTAATAGATTAGAACAAACTCAACCAGAGCAGCAAAAAAAAGATGCCAAAGAAACATATGTAGGCGATCGCATCCTTGTAGGCAATAACCTTCCTGCTTTCTGGAAAAAAGATGGCAAGTATGTTACTGGACGTAATGAAAAGCAGTTTCTAGGTAACAATATTCATTGGACGAGTCCGAGTAATGAACCACGTTATCGCACTACTCAGGTAGTACCTTTACCTGATATAGGAATATCTGACAGAAACGGTTTTTGGGAAGATGCTGCTGCTCAAGAACCACAAGGTAGTGCTAATACAGGTGGACTAAGGGTAATCACTGGAGCAGGAATTTATCGCAATGACTCATCTTCTTACACAGTTTTATCCACTTCTTCTTTCTTATCCAAGCCTACTACTCTAGAGTCCGGTGGAGCTATTCCTAATGCCCCACGTTTAGCAGGTGAGTCTACCGCAACTCCTTACAACCTAGTTTGGTCTGATTTAATGCCAATGACTGGTGGTGCTAATGTTTCTGCGCCAGCAGACTTACGCATGAGAGCTACAACCGTTTATCACTATAAAGACAATGCGGGAACTAGTCAGACTCCGATCGCGTGTGTAAGTAGTTACTACGATCCAACAAACGCAACCACAGCGAAAAATAGAGTTAATGTTGATGGTGGATATGGCATCGACACGACTGATGGGAAGTCAAATAATGGAGTAGTTTATCCTCCTCCTTACACTACTAATTCTGCTAGGTTTGCGGCGATCGCAACTTATTTGCCAGAATTAAAGGCTCAAGCAAAACTGATGTTTCCTAACGGACGCATTGTTAACGAACCATTGCAGCAAGCTTTACAAAAACTCAATACAAGCGGACAACTGGCAGATACGACTAAACCGCTAAGCTTATCTGAGAATTCCGCAATTGATGCAGCAATTTGTGCGCTCAGAATTTTAACTGATAGCACATTCACGCCTAGTAGTAGCCCTGTACTTCCTCACGGTGCAATTAAGGAAGCAACTTTCCTCGATGCTAGACAAGTTAGAGCAATTGATAAAACTCCAGCTAACTACGACTTAGAACTAGAGCAACGCCAACCGTTGGAAATTCGAGTAACTGATCTCGATATTCGTCAATTAGCTACAACCTCAATTGGTTCCTCAACCAAGCAGGAGTATATGCTACCTAATAGTGGCATTATCTATGCGAGTCGCGATGATGCTTTAGCTGATTTAAGTGACACAAGTGTTGAGCGAGAGTTACTTAGCCCTACTGATTTTAGACTTGATGCTACTCGTCGCCCAAATGGTATTCGATTAATCAACGGCAGTAATTTAGCAAGAGAAAATGATTATAGAGAAGAAGAAAAGGGCTTAATTCTAGTCACTAATTTACCTGCATACGTTCGAGGTGATTTTAATCTACATCAGGAAGCAGGAGGTAGTACGCCTACTGAAGAGTTTACAACGACTTTAGCTCCTGATTGGGATAATTTCTATAATCGTGATAAACCTTTTAATAATAACTTTGCTTGTCGTCAAGGACAAACTGGTTGTGGTAGTAATGGCGATCAATGGCGTCCTGCAACAATAATTTCTGATGCAATTACTCTACTTTCTAATAGTTTTATAGATGGTTTCCGTAACCAAGGAGACTATGATCTAAACAATAATGCTGGTATCTCTTCTATTCGATCGCGTCTCCGAAATGGCTTCTGGAATAATAACTTTGTTACCAGTGCTTTTTGGTGGCGTGCAAATGCCAGTAACACTACTGGCTATCCTTATCCGTACCAGAAACCTCCTGCTAATAGTCATGTAGGTTCTTATCTCACTAATGGAGTAACACCCATCCAACGGCGAGTAGATTTTCCTGAATATTTGATGGAATACTGTCCAAAAATACCTGTTTCTCTATGCCAACCTTCAGATTGGGTAATTAACCCTAGTGGTACAAGAGCAACTAACGCTATTGGTCAAACCTTTGATATTGCTACTCATCAAGCAGGCACAACGGCACAAGCGGCATCTTCTACACTACAGCGTTATGCTCGCCGTGTTGCTTTTAAACGTAAGCCTAATGGCACGCTTGAACTTAAGGAATGGAACGACAAGGCTACACCGATACCATTGGGGATCGATTCGACTGGTAAGATTGATGAATTTCCTTATGACACGTACAGCACTAAGTCTCCAAGGATAGCAAAGAATGCTCTTTGGTTTAGAACAACAAATAATACAAGCGGTGAACCATATAACAATCCTAGCTATAGAACTGATAAGCCACTCGCATACTTAGGCAGTACTCAGTTAGTCTCACCTCCTACTCCTGAGATTCCAGGGATTCCTAGCCTAAACTTACCAGAAGGAAATCCAGCCTCTGACTATATGATATGTACAAATCAAAACACTAGGGGTTCTACTAAGAAGTTTTTTATTGATGAACCTAGCGACCTTGACTTAAATAGATGTCCAAGTGACACGATGGCTCAAATAACAGCAGTGCGAAACGCCTTGATAAATACAACTACTTTTAATCCAGATTCTTCCACGACTGATAACATTGTTAGACCTACACGAACTGGAACAACCGGAGCATTTCCTGCTGCTGCTGGAACAACAACTACCTTTACAAGTAATCCGGCTGCACCATCTCAAGAAGTTGTTAATGTTATTGACATAGGAGGAGACTTTAATACAAGTACTGCCTGTACAACCATTAGGCTTGTGGGTAATGAAAATTCAATCTTTGTATTGAGAAAACCCTCAAATAGTCAACTGAGCTTTGGTGGTAGAAGTAGTGACTGTGGCATTCAGGTTCAATTAGAAGGAGTTGAGCCAAATAATGTGATTTGGGCAATCAATGCTAACGTTCATTGGAACGCAGTAGATTCTACTAAACCTCATAAAATGGTTGGTACTTTCATTACTGATTCTACTGGTAGTCCTAAATGGGAAACTGTCAACTTTGAGGATGGTGGTCGGATATTAGGACCTAATGTTGTTCCATCAAGTTCAAACTTCACTAATAGCAAAATTTATGCGATCGCTTCTAATGGACAACCATATCTAGTTCCCATATTACAAATTCATAGCCCCGAAGGAACCCCTTCCAATAGTAGCGATTCTCTGCCAGATAACAATCACCTAGAACGCGAATGGCTATCAAGAGTAGCCGCAGATGTAACAATGAATGCTGTTTTTGTGTCAGGTAACAGTCCAAGTCGCCCAGCAGAAGAATCAGCAGGTTTGCATAACTTTGTGCGTTTTATCGAAACATGGCAGAACCCTTCTCAAAGAACACTCAATATCAAAGGTAGCTTTATTCAATTTAAGCGAAGTGCCTATGCTACAGCACCGTTTGCTACTGTATTAGTCGGTAAGTCTACCGCTAATGATGGTTCTCTTAGTATTTTTGGCTATAGCCCTACACGCTACAAAGTTCAAAACGGTACACCTACCGGAACTTTACCTTACTACAAAGCACCTACTCGGCAATGGGGTTTCGATGTAGCAATCTTATCTCAGTCACCCGATCTTTTTGCTCAGAAATTTACTCAGCAACCTACAAATCCTCCTGATGAGTTTTTTAGACAAGTAGATCGCAATGATTCCTGGGTTGAAACTTTGTTGTGCGCAGCGAAAGGTTCAGGGACAAGCTACACCGATGCACTTGATAGAAGCGATCGCCCCACAAGTTGTCCATCTCTTAGTTTGTATAACGACTAA
- the hpsB gene encoding hormogonium polysaccharide secretion pseudopilin HpsB, whose amino-acid sequence MIKRIKQYSAQNSQSGFTIVESLMAVIVVGILMSAITPAIALSVATRVQARRVELATQAARTYIDGIRSGTIAPPNTTIVRSTTQYFLNSVDPPTASAAGLTSLHCVSLDDTPGCSSASSKDLVIQAVRSVTSTSTDADKGYRLGLRVYRADAFSDSNALQKGTKQATFTGGLGDRKKPLVEMTTEITTTRTTFQDFCNRLGGCQ is encoded by the coding sequence ATGATTAAACGCATCAAGCAATATTCGGCTCAAAATAGCCAATCAGGTTTTACTATTGTTGAGTCATTAATGGCTGTGATTGTAGTTGGTATCTTAATGAGTGCGATCACTCCTGCAATTGCGCTTTCAGTTGCAACTAGAGTACAAGCAAGGCGAGTAGAATTAGCAACTCAAGCTGCTAGAACTTACATTGATGGTATCAGAAGTGGAACAATTGCTCCTCCTAATACAACCATTGTACGTAGTACAACCCAATACTTTTTAAATAGTGTAGATCCGCCAACAGCCTCAGCAGCAGGTTTAACAAGTTTACATTGTGTAAGCCTCGACGATACTCCAGGTTGTAGTAGCGCAAGTTCTAAAGATTTAGTTATTCAAGCTGTTCGCAGTGTGACTTCAACATCTACTGATGCTGATAAAGGTTATCGCCTGGGGTTAAGAGTATACAGGGCTGATGCTTTTAGTGATAGCAATGCTTTGCAGAAAGGAACAAAACAAGCAACTTTTACTGGTGGTTTGGGCGATCGCAAAAAACCTCTAGTGGAAATGACAACAGAAATCACTACTACTAGAACGACTTTTCAAGATTTCTGTAATCGCCTTGGTGGGTGTCAGTAA
- the hpsC gene encoding hormogonium polysaccharide secretion pseudopilin HpsC, which translates to MRKSLKFLLQQSHQSRKTSGFTLTELLVGMLMASLVITPLFSFALNIMENDRKEQAKATTEQEIESALDYIAQDLEQAIYIYDADGLDNNSSTSSSSGIKNQIPPVSTTRGCGSTTPTCVPVLVFWKRDHRPGVLPVSGSSVRDDTFVYSLVAYYLIKDNSSIWSNAARIGRFEIRDGVRNPTSPTNSDGTPNFITNESTSSGFQLFDLSVTGSSLKEKMNRWTKASSSYTTNVLTLIDYVDQSNLTPQACPTGMQRVPSTATVPGGFYACVDSATTSAQIYIRGNALARIGNNSTFSTNQSAYFPSATIQVKGRGFLGVE; encoded by the coding sequence ATGAGAAAATCACTGAAATTCTTATTACAGCAATCTCATCAAAGCAGAAAAACAAGCGGCTTTACCCTGACTGAATTACTCGTAGGTATGCTAATGGCATCATTAGTTATAACGCCTTTGTTCTCGTTTGCCCTTAATATTATGGAGAACGATCGCAAAGAACAAGCAAAAGCAACTACCGAGCAAGAAATTGAGTCAGCCTTAGACTACATAGCACAGGACTTAGAGCAAGCAATCTATATATACGATGCAGATGGATTAGATAATAATAGCTCTACCAGTTCTTCTTCTGGTATTAAAAATCAAATTCCACCTGTATCTACTACTCGCGGTTGTGGAAGTACAACACCAACTTGTGTACCAGTTCTTGTGTTTTGGAAACGCGATCATCGACCAGGTGTTCTTCCTGTATCTGGTAGTTCTGTAAGGGATGATACGTTTGTATATTCTTTAGTTGCTTACTACTTAATCAAAGATAACAGCAGTATTTGGTCGAACGCTGCCCGTATTGGTAGATTTGAAATTCGAGATGGTGTGAGAAATCCAACTTCACCTACAAATAGTGATGGTACACCCAACTTTATTACAAACGAATCTACTAGCTCAGGTTTTCAGCTATTTGACTTGAGTGTAACTGGTAGCAGCCTGAAAGAAAAGATGAATCGTTGGACAAAAGCCAGTAGTAGCTATACGACCAATGTTCTTACTTTAATTGATTATGTAGATCAGAGTAACTTAACGCCACAGGCTTGCCCTACAGGTATGCAAAGAGTTCCGTCTACAGCAACTGTACCAGGCGGATTTTATGCTTGTGTTGACTCAGCCACAACTTCTGCACAAATTTATATTCGAGGAAATGCCCTAGCACGTATAGGAAACAATAGTACATTTAGTACAAATCAATCTGCTTATTTCCCAAGTGCAACAATTCAAGTGAAAGGGCGCGGTTTTCTTGGAGTTGAATAA
- a CDS encoding type II secretion system protein, producing MMLKRQLDKLNQGFTLIEMLVVIFVIGIIAAIAIPSWLSFLDTRRLNIAQDQLYQAMRDAQRNAKRDKSNWQASFRQDNGVVQWAVHQASNTPTTTDWQSLDQSIRIVATRLNSTDPNDTTLFFDTTNNLWRIVFNHKANPNGQIGKITLSTRNNNQIKRCVIVSTLIGGMRNAKDSQCSSS from the coding sequence ATGATGTTAAAGCGACAGCTAGATAAATTGAATCAAGGATTCACCCTAATAGAAATGCTAGTGGTGATATTTGTAATTGGAATAATCGCAGCGATCGCTATTCCAAGTTGGCTTAGTTTTCTCGATACTCGTCGTCTCAATATTGCCCAAGATCAACTTTACCAAGCTATGCGTGACGCTCAAAGAAACGCCAAAAGAGATAAATCAAATTGGCAAGCTAGCTTTAGGCAAGATAATGGAGTCGTTCAATGGGCTGTTCATCAAGCAAGCAACACGCCCACTACAACAGATTGGCAGAGCTTAGATCAAAGTATTCGCATAGTTGCAACGCGGCTCAACTCGACAGATCCTAATGACACTACATTATTCTTTGACACCACAAATAATCTTTGGAGAATTGTATTTAATCACAAAGCCAACCCGAATGGTCAAATAGGAAAAATTACACTATCTACTCGCAATAATAATCAAATAAAACGTTGTGTGATAGTCTCTACTCTAATAGGAGGTATGAGAAATGCTAAAGATAGTCAATGTTCATCTAGTTAA